From Asterias rubens chromosome 3, eAstRub1.3, whole genome shotgun sequence, the proteins below share one genomic window:
- the LOC117288604 gene encoding uncharacterized protein LOC117288604, protein MEWNNDYYDSQWDYSQSDRTMHYVSYILAATCFVVIVLAIVFLLRECCDYDHSTENSEMFILRNEESYAPNYTETTAEREQTRGHRIAHEFNRHQNVVLLSSAHSMANQPPPYYAYDTTTRATYYMYPTAQNTAGSLNAPTTSAQLVQRNYGETVPLGGTTARPPPYAPNHH, encoded by the exons ATGGAATGGAACAATGATTATTATGACAGTCAATGGGATTATTCACAAAGTGATCG CACCATGCATTATGTAAGCTACATCCTTGCAGCAACCTGCTTCGTCGTCATAGTTCTAGCCATCGTTTTCCTCCTTCGAGAATGCTGCGACTACGACCACAGCACCGAGAACTCCGAGATGTTTATCCTCCGAAACGAGGAATCCTACGCCCCAAATTACACCGAAACTACGGCCGAGAGAGAGCAGACGCGCGGTCATCGAATTGCGCACGAGTTCAACCGTCATCAGAATGTGGTTTTATTATCGTCTGCGCATTCCATGGCCAACCAGCCACCGCCGTATTATGCGTATGATACAACGACACGCGCAACCTACTACATGTATCCAACTGCGCAAAACACGGCGGGAAGTTTGAATGCGCCAACAACGTCAGCGCAATTGGTACAACGTAATTATGGAGAGACGGTGCCTTTAGGTGGAACGACAGCCAGACCACCACCGTACGCACCAAATCATCATTAA
- the LOC117288409 gene encoding uncharacterized protein LOC117288409 — protein MARLWIVLLPSWCLLGWLLHRDVATALTVPAGSYQASGCIVPASSTDPNRFRQPFTCCDGWEQIRGRCIPVSKPCPRGYSQNGPGGCYKVMTLTSSWEESRKACQRDGQSDLAIVDTREELERLISLARGIQRNIWIGLREAPLIKSLVWVDGSLVTPSGDLASLLPQINTPHQSSSVLPVPKCIGINAGSGSVEQRDCETLAASICEMRSQCPRGFGQHYEGHCYRFVTDRPLPWRQARKECQKAPGGELAIAKKHPVSESQFLLGRVQPEIKDLWIGLHHDSQSGVWRWVDDTPLSEKQGQVWNLGEPNNLSGRENCAGISFQAKWNDSDCRENLPYVCEIQENSECYTNVNGNDYNGHVNVAATGNKCVEWNRDDLRALNVDLISDADWLKLRGHNHCRNPGGFRDSTWCIVERRNSGSVSWKPCYIGEPQVTCVQGDNRSSARRYATPCTVGDSCTNGHTCHPVMRECICPSGYQGIDCLLQCRPGTYGYQCDLTCPSCPGGVTCHHVTGSCLEVNIEVTESNGGNRHAGSCSGICVLAVKVGCVCDSTNGSCPCPAYVIAVLAVAIVTWVVLGFACLACGILRRRRNSTRVEYKRDSDYCEEIGTDSDTDDELQTQQVPGHPTNAIVSHPAVVGMTVGVMDKFESSTRALLHDTSQNRPPPVPTGPPPTTPVRPSGSPPNDTTPPESPFYLNVTRYRDETEYSNPYEFFGREPVWRRSAPGPDEVWEPFLFRPVPNHDELNNAPNGYVNDSVIKLKEKKRLNKHGHPMPYRLRFSFRSKELDSNGGVETQHKRTFRQKPALKPKPDSIKLRPPFTGKCLGGTRVNSAGATTLTRRSDPQSGATRHDEFELKIIGQHSPVATRNGDTMRRHKIQRGTSVPNSGSSCKVDPDIVGMNSPWSWRDGKSSDGHVYVNEKIGRPRVVGKARSVDEFGA, from the exons CTTTAGACAACCCTTCACGTGCTGTGATGGATGGGAACAAATCCGAGGAAGATGCATTCCTG TTTCCAAACCTTGCCCGAGGGGCTACTCACAAAATGGCCCTGGAGGATGTTATAAGGTCATGACCTTGACGTCATCGTGGGAGGAGTCAAGAAAGGCCTGTCAACGAGATGGCCAATCAGATCTTGCCATTGTCGATACGAGGGAGGAGTTAGAACGTTTGATAAGTTTGGCTCGAGGAATTCAGCGAAACATTTGGATAG GTTTGAGAGAAGCACCTCTGATCAAGTCTCTAGTTTGGGTCGACGGTTCGCTCGTTACCCCCTCTGGTGATCTTGCTTCACTCCTCCCACAAATTAACACCCCTCATCAGAGCTCATCTGTTCTACCAGTGCCAAAGTGCATCGGCATCAACGCAGGCAGTGGATCGGTGGAGCAAAGGGATTGTGAAACACTTGCAGCCTCTATTTGCGAAATGCGAT CTCAGTGTCCGCGGGGATTCGGCCAACACTACGAGGGTCACTGCTACCGGTTCGTCACTGACCGGCCGCTACCGTGGCGCCAGGCCAGGAAGGAGTGCCAAAAGGCCCCGGGAGGAGAGCTAGCTATTGCCAAGAAACACCCGGTCAGCGAGAGCCAGTTTCTTCTCGGTCGGGTACAACCAGAAATAAAGGATCTGTGGATAG GACTGCATCACGATTCGCAATCGGGCGTTTGGAGGTGGGTAGATGATACCCCATTGTCGGAGAAGCAGGGCCAAGTATGGAACCTTGGGGAACCTAATAATCTGAGCGGCCGTGAAAACTGCGCTGGGATTAGTTTCCAGGCAAAGTGGAATGATTCAGACTGTAGAGAGAATTTACCATACGTGTGTGAGATACAAGAAA ATAGTGAATGCTACACAAACGTGAATGGAAACGATTACAACGGTCATGTTAATGTCGCAGCAACCGGTAACAAGTGTGTGGAATGGAACCGAGATGACCTGCGCGCCCTCAACGTTGACCTCATCTCAGACGCTGATTGGTTGAAACTGAGGGGTCACAACCATTGTCGGAACCCTGGAGGTTTTAGAGATTCAACATGGTGCATAGTGGAAAGAAGAAACAGTGGGTCCGTAAGTTGGAAGCCATGTTACATCGGCGAGCCACAAGTGACGTGCGTCCAAG GCGACAACCGTTCATCTGCTCGGAGATACGCCACACCATGCACGGTAGGAGACTCATGCACCAACGGGCACACTTGCCATCCCGTCATGCGCGAGTGCATCTGCCCGAGTGGGTACCAAGGAATTGACTGTCTACTGCAATGCAGACCGGGTACCTACGGTTACCAGTGCGACCTTACCTGCCCTTCATGTCCAGGAGGGGTCACCTGTCATCACGTGACCGGAAGTTGTCTAGAGGTCAATATTGAAGTGACGGAATCTAACGGAGGAAATCGACATGCTGGGTCCTGCTCCGGTATATGTGTGCTGGCTGTGAAGGTTGGCTGTGTGTGTGACAGCACTAATGGCTCATGCCCCTGTCCTG CCTACGTCATCGCAGTGCTAGCTGTTGCCATAGTAACGTGGGTAGTTTTGGGTTTTGCTTGCTTGGCATGTGGAATTCTTCGTAGACGACGGAACAGCACTAGAGTGGAATACAAACG CGATTCCGACTATTGCGAAGAGATCGGTACCGATTCGGATACTGATGACGAGTTACAGACTCAACAAGTACCAG GTCATCCAACGAATGCAATTGTTTCTCATCCTGCTGTGGTTGGTATGACAGTTGGTGTTATGGATAAGTTTGAGTCAAGCACACGAGCCTTACTACATGACACATCCCAGAACAGACCACCCCCAGTCCCCACAGGACCACCCCCCACTACTCCGGTTCGTCCGTCCGGCTCCCCACCAAACGACACAACTCCCCCGGAGTCACCCTTCTACCTGAACGTCACACGCTACCGTGACGAAACGGAGTACTCAAATCCGTACGAGTTCTTTGGTCGGGAGCCCGTATGGAGACGCTCCGCCCCGGGGCCCGATGAAGTCTGGGAACCATTCCTCTTCCGGCCTGTTCCGAACCACGACGAGTTGAACAACGCCCCCAACGGCTACGTAAATGATTCAGTCATCAAACTCAAAGAGAAGAAAAGATTGAACAAACACGGACATCCAATGCCGTATCGGTTACGGTTTTCGTTCCGGAGTAAAGAGCTCGATAGTAACGGGGGAGTCGAAACACAACATAAACGCACGTTCAGGCAAAAACCTGCACTGAAACCAAAACCTGACAGTATAAAATTGCGGCCACCGTTCACCGGGAAATGTCTAGGGGGAACCAGGGTGAACTCCGCCGGGGCTACGACGCTCACACGCCGGTCAGACCCACAGAGTGGCGCGACTCGACACGATGAGTTCGAACTGAAAATCATCGGGCAGCATTCACCCGTCGCGACCAGGAACGGCGATACGATGAGGCGGCATAAGATCCAGCGGGGAACTTCGGTTCCCAATTCCGGATCGTCGTGCAAAGTCGACCCTGATATCGTCGGAATGAACTCGCCGTGGAGTTGGAGGGACGGGAAGTCTTCGGATGGTCATGTTTACGTAAACGAAAAGATCGGAAGACCACGTGTAGTAGGCAAAGCAAGAAGTGTGGATGAGTTTGGCGCGTAA